The proteins below come from a single Isoptericola dokdonensis DS-3 genomic window:
- a CDS encoding ABC transporter substrate-binding protein codes for MRATTTRRRSRAAFIALTAAGALALGACSGGSGGGPGSENTDSSEDGGDGVEIQFSWWGSDDRHQTTQEIIDLFEEKNPGITVVPDYTDWGGYWDKLATATAGGDTPDVISHEERYIADYASRGVLADLETLDIETSEIPEQIVDQGRVDGTLYGLATGVNAYAMIADPQIFADAGVEVPDDTAWTWEDFVSISGEISKGAGDGVWGTQDIGFNEAGLSILARQKGQALFNEDGSLGVDKETVTQFFQIGADLVANGGAPDGSRTTEIQAAGPEGSLLGTNAGAQGAWWSNQLGALSEASARDLELLRFPGESQYERTGMYFKPAMFYSVSATSEHPEESAKFVDFLLNDPEVAQLQLTDRGLPSNLTVRESILDQLQDADAKVAEFMTELEAEIVDGPPVPPNGAGDVQEIITRINSEVLFGSMTAEEAADAFLSEVAAATAS; via the coding sequence ATGCGAGCAACGACCACCCGGCGGCGCTCCCGCGCTGCGTTCATCGCCCTGACCGCGGCCGGCGCGCTGGCGCTGGGTGCCTGCTCCGGCGGATCGGGCGGCGGGCCCGGCTCGGAGAACACCGACTCGTCCGAGGATGGCGGCGACGGCGTCGAGATCCAGTTCTCGTGGTGGGGTTCGGACGACCGCCACCAGACCACGCAGGAGATCATCGACCTGTTCGAGGAGAAGAACCCGGGCATCACGGTCGTCCCCGACTACACCGACTGGGGCGGCTACTGGGACAAGCTGGCCACGGCCACGGCCGGTGGTGACACCCCCGACGTCATCTCCCACGAGGAGCGGTACATCGCCGACTACGCCTCGCGCGGCGTGCTCGCCGACCTCGAGACGCTCGACATCGAGACCTCCGAGATCCCCGAGCAGATCGTCGACCAGGGTCGCGTCGACGGCACCCTGTACGGCCTGGCGACCGGCGTCAACGCGTACGCGATGATCGCCGACCCGCAGATCTTCGCCGACGCCGGCGTCGAGGTGCCGGACGACACGGCCTGGACCTGGGAGGACTTCGTCTCGATCTCGGGCGAGATCTCGAAGGGTGCCGGCGACGGCGTCTGGGGCACGCAGGACATCGGCTTCAACGAGGCCGGCCTGTCGATCCTCGCCCGCCAGAAGGGTCAGGCCCTCTTCAACGAGGACGGCTCGCTCGGCGTGGACAAGGAGACCGTGACGCAGTTCTTCCAGATCGGTGCCGACCTCGTCGCCAACGGCGGCGCGCCGGACGGCTCCCGCACCACCGAGATCCAGGCCGCCGGTCCCGAGGGCTCGCTGCTCGGCACCAACGCGGGTGCCCAGGGCGCCTGGTGGTCGAACCAGCTCGGCGCGCTGAGCGAGGCGTCGGCCCGTGACCTCGAGCTGCTCCGCTTCCCGGGCGAGTCGCAGTACGAGCGCACCGGCATGTACTTCAAGCCGGCGATGTTCTACTCGGTCTCGGCGACCTCCGAGCACCCGGAGGAGTCGGCCAAGTTCGTCGACTTCCTGCTCAACGACCCCGAGGTCGCGCAGCTCCAGCTCACCGACCGCGGTCTGCCGTCCAACCTGACGGTCCGCGAGTCCATCCTCGACCAGCTGCAGGACGCGGACGCCAAGGTCGCCGAGTTCATGACCGAGCTCGAGGCCGAGATCGTGGACGGCCCCCCGGTCCCGCCGAACGGCGCCGGTGACGTCCAGGAGATCATCACCCGCATCAACTCCGAGGTGCTCTTCGGCAGCATGACCGCGGAGGAGGCCGCTGACGCGTTCCTCTCCGAGGTCGCCGCTGCCACCGCCAGCTGA
- a CDS encoding carbohydrate ABC transporter permease produces MTDTPVRPDAHTENPSPWPPVRERRSLTEVAAEIPDKPRKAKAGPQVRRVLKHVLLIAFGLIMLYPLLWMLASSFKPNDLIFRDTSLIPTEIDLTNYSEGWNALLHPFHHYLLNSAIIVLGSVIGNLISCSMAAYAFARLKFRGRPIWFAVMLMSIMLPIHVIIVPQYILFSELEWINTYLPLIVPKLLATDAFFIFLMVQFFRGLPKELDEAARLDGCGHGRIFLQIMLPLSLPALATTAIFTFIWTWNDFFSQLIFLTRPDMYTVPIALRTFIDSTSNSSWGPLFAMSIVSLVPVFIVFLFGQKYLVKGIATTGIK; encoded by the coding sequence ATGACTGACACGCCGGTGCGCCCCGACGCGCACACCGAGAACCCGTCCCCGTGGCCCCCCGTGCGCGAGCGCCGGTCGCTCACCGAGGTGGCGGCCGAGATCCCCGACAAGCCCCGCAAGGCCAAGGCGGGCCCGCAGGTGCGGCGCGTGCTCAAGCACGTCCTGCTCATCGCGTTCGGCCTGATCATGCTGTACCCGCTGCTGTGGATGCTCGCGAGCTCGTTCAAGCCGAACGACCTCATCTTCCGCGACACGAGCCTGATCCCCACCGAGATCGACCTGACGAACTACTCGGAGGGTTGGAACGCGCTCCTGCACCCGTTCCACCACTACCTGCTGAACTCGGCGATCATCGTGCTCGGATCGGTGATCGGGAACCTGATCTCCTGCTCGATGGCGGCCTACGCCTTCGCGCGGCTCAAGTTCCGCGGCCGGCCGATCTGGTTCGCCGTCATGCTCATGTCGATCATGCTGCCGATCCACGTCATCATCGTGCCGCAGTACATCCTGTTCTCCGAGCTGGAGTGGATCAACACCTACCTCCCGCTCATCGTGCCGAAGCTGCTGGCCACCGACGCGTTCTTCATCTTCCTCATGGTGCAGTTCTTCCGCGGGCTGCCCAAGGAGCTCGACGAGGCCGCCCGGCTGGACGGCTGCGGGCACGGCCGCATCTTCCTGCAGATCATGCTGCCGCTGTCCCTGCCGGCCCTCGCCACCACCGCGATCTTCACGTTCATCTGGACCTGGAACGACTTCTTCAGCCAGCTGATCTTCCTGACCCGGCCCGACATGTACACGGTGCCCATCGCCCTGCGCACGTTCATCGACTCCACCAGCAACAGCTCGTGGGGACCGCTGTTCGCGATGTCCATCGTGTCCCTGGTCCCGGTCTTCATCGTCTTCCTCTTCGGCCAGAAGTACCTGGTCAAGGGGATCGCCACCACAGGCATCAAGTAA
- a CDS encoding carbohydrate ABC transporter permease — MSVINEVAKTRGASREVQKGDGKAAAIFLAPWFVGLVLITAFPLVASLYLSFTDYSLLQAPNWVGIENYTRMFEDPRWWQSLKVTFLYVVVSVPLQLAAALALALLLDRGLRGLAIYRSVYYLPSLLGSSVAIALLWRQVFGADGLVNQVLAFFGIQGYGWVSHPDYALGTLMILNVWTFGAPMIIFLAGLRQIPAMYYEAASIDGAGKVRQFFKITMPLLSPIIFFNLVLQLIGAFQSFTQSYIVSNGTGGPVDSTLFYTLYLYMNGFKSFDMGYASAMAWVLLLIVAGMTVVNFLASKYWVFYDD, encoded by the coding sequence ATGTCGGTGATCAACGAGGTCGCCAAGACCCGAGGCGCGAGCCGCGAGGTCCAGAAGGGCGACGGCAAGGCGGCAGCGATCTTCCTCGCGCCGTGGTTCGTCGGGCTCGTGCTCATCACGGCGTTCCCGCTCGTCGCCTCGCTCTACCTGTCGTTCACGGACTACAGCCTGCTGCAGGCCCCGAACTGGGTGGGGATCGAGAACTACACCCGCATGTTCGAGGACCCGCGCTGGTGGCAGTCGCTCAAGGTGACGTTCCTCTACGTGGTCGTCTCCGTGCCGCTCCAGCTCGCCGCGGCCCTCGCGCTGGCCCTGCTGCTCGACCGCGGCCTGCGCGGCCTGGCGATCTACCGGTCGGTGTACTACCTGCCGTCGCTGCTCGGCAGCTCGGTCGCGATCGCGCTGCTCTGGCGCCAGGTCTTCGGCGCCGACGGCCTGGTCAACCAGGTGCTCGCGTTCTTCGGCATCCAGGGTTACGGGTGGGTCTCCCACCCCGACTACGCGCTCGGCACGCTGATGATCCTCAACGTGTGGACGTTCGGCGCGCCGATGATCATCTTCCTCGCCGGCCTGCGGCAGATCCCCGCCATGTACTACGAGGCGGCCTCGATCGACGGCGCCGGCAAGGTGCGGCAGTTCTTCAAGATCACGATGCCGCTGCTCAGCCCGATCATCTTCTTCAACCTCGTGCTGCAGCTCATCGGGGCGTTCCAGTCGTTCACCCAGTCCTACATCGTGTCCAACGGGACCGGCGGACCGGTCGACTCGACCCTGTTCTACACGCTGTACCTGTACATGAACGGCTTCAAGTCGTTCGACATGGGCTACGCCTCCGCGATGGCCTGGGTCCTGCTCCTCATCGTCGCGGGCATGACCGTCGTCAACTTCCTCGCCTCCAAGTACTGGGTCTTCTACGATGACTGA